A single region of the Halorussus gelatinilyticus genome encodes:
- a CDS encoding DUF7854 family protein has translation MDRISALRNVEDALADFESGEADLAATERRVVNVLRTYATEFEDEELSVYRASGTDEAAGVVVVAESASQARERVADRVDADSSAFDLRELDKP, from the coding sequence ATGGACCGCATCTCCGCCCTCCGAAACGTCGAGGACGCGCTGGCCGACTTCGAGTCGGGCGAAGCCGACCTCGCGGCGACCGAGCGCCGCGTCGTGAACGTCCTCCGGACCTACGCCACCGAGTTCGAGGACGAGGAATTGTCAGTCTACCGCGCCTCGGGCACCGACGAGGCGGCGGGCGTCGTCGTGGTCGCCGAGTCGGCGTCGCAGGCCCGCGAACGCGTGGCCGACCGCGTCGATGCCGACTCGTCGGCGTTCGACCTCCGAGAACTGGACAAACCGTAA
- a CDS encoding DEAD/DEAH box helicase: MSKQVPQVDALFLHESSGDYVAVVNRDDERVFQAKLELKETNAGPRPGKFRVKRGTSEEPRSPDQFVEIARRADRIRISQQTSKGAREELQEMLDAYQLDAKAVRTCRFCASSGHYSPITSETAVDTGDEYICPDCAKGELERELSFQGDMTREAQDRLEDLLLEVQDLERITNLLKGQLDPDLTKFDEISANVEDVDNIRVDSLGLHPGVQNLLESRFEELLPVQSLAVENGLLDGEDQLVVSATATGKTLVGEMTGIDRVLNGQGKMLFLVPLVALANQKHEDFEEEYGDLVDVTIRVGASRVRDDGHAFDPNADVIVGTYEGIDHALRTGRDLGDIGTVVIDEVHTLKEQDRGHRLDGLIARLKHYCEKRASQRHDYGGAQWVYLSATVGNPSSLAESLEANLVEFEERPVPLERHVTFADGKEKPDIENKLVRREYDTKSSQGYRGQTIIFTNSRRRCHEISRQLEYSSAPYHAGLDYGRRKKVERMFADQDLAAVVTTAALAAGVDFPASQVIFDTLAMGIEWLSVQEFHQMLGRAGRPDYHDRGKVYVLVEPDTSYHNSMEMTEDEVAFKLLKGEMENVQTLYDESSAVEETLANITVGGAEAKRLGDRMIGEIPTKHALGKLLEYGFIDGLEPTDLGRVVTTHFLAPDEAFKILDGVRKDHHPFEIVAELELHGEDE, from the coding sequence GTGTCGAAGCAGGTCCCGCAGGTAGACGCGCTGTTCCTCCACGAGTCGTCCGGCGACTACGTCGCGGTCGTGAACCGAGACGACGAGCGCGTCTTCCAAGCGAAACTCGAACTCAAGGAGACGAACGCCGGTCCGCGGCCCGGCAAGTTCCGCGTCAAGCGCGGCACCAGCGAAGAGCCGCGCAGCCCCGACCAGTTCGTGGAGATAGCGCGCAGAGCCGACCGCATCCGCATCTCCCAGCAGACCTCGAAGGGGGCCCGCGAGGAGTTACAGGAGATGCTCGACGCCTACCAACTCGACGCCAAGGCGGTCCGCACCTGCCGGTTCTGCGCGTCGAGCGGCCACTACTCGCCCATCACGAGCGAGACCGCGGTCGATACCGGCGACGAGTACATCTGCCCCGACTGCGCGAAAGGGGAGTTGGAGCGCGAACTCTCGTTCCAAGGCGACATGACGCGCGAAGCTCAGGACCGGCTGGAGGACCTTCTACTGGAAGTCCAAGACCTCGAACGCATCACCAACCTGCTCAAGGGGCAACTCGACCCCGACCTCACGAAGTTCGACGAGATAAGCGCGAACGTCGAGGACGTGGACAACATTCGGGTCGATTCGCTCGGTCTCCATCCGGGCGTCCAGAACCTGCTCGAATCGCGGTTCGAGGAACTGCTCCCGGTCCAGAGCCTCGCGGTCGAGAACGGCCTGCTCGACGGCGAGGACCAGCTCGTCGTGAGTGCCACCGCGACCGGCAAGACGCTGGTCGGCGAGATGACCGGCATCGACCGCGTGCTGAACGGGCAGGGCAAGATGCTGTTTCTCGTCCCGCTGGTCGCGCTCGCCAACCAGAAGCACGAGGACTTCGAGGAGGAGTACGGCGATTTGGTGGACGTGACCATCCGGGTCGGCGCGAGCCGCGTCCGGGACGACGGCCACGCCTTCGATCCGAACGCCGACGTCATCGTCGGCACCTACGAGGGCATCGACCACGCGCTCCGGACCGGCCGCGACTTGGGCGACATCGGGACCGTCGTCATCGACGAGGTCCACACCCTCAAAGAGCAGGACCGGGGCCACCGCCTCGACGGTCTCATCGCGCGGCTCAAACACTACTGCGAGAAACGCGCGAGCCAGCGCCACGACTACGGCGGCGCGCAGTGGGTCTACCTCTCGGCGACGGTTGGCAACCCCTCCAGTCTCGCGGAATCGCTCGAAGCCAACCTCGTGGAGTTCGAGGAGCGCCCCGTCCCGCTGGAGCGCCACGTCACCTTCGCCGACGGCAAAGAGAAGCCCGACATCGAGAACAAACTCGTCAGGCGCGAGTACGACACCAAGTCCTCGCAGGGGTACCGCGGCCAGACCATCATCTTCACCAACTCCCGGCGGCGGTGTCACGAGATTTCCCGCCAGTTGGAGTACAGCTCCGCGCCGTACCACGCCGGACTCGACTACGGCCGCCGGAAGAAGGTCGAACGCATGTTCGCCGACCAGGACCTCGCGGCGGTCGTCACGACCGCCGCGCTCGCGGCCGGGGTGGACTTCCCGGCCTCGCAGGTCATCTTCGACACGCTCGCGATGGGCATCGAGTGGCTCTCCGTGCAGGAGTTCCACCAGATGCTCGGGCGGGCGGGTCGCCCGGACTACCACGACCGCGGGAAGGTCTACGTCCTCGTGGAACCGGACACGAGCTACCACAACAGCATGGAGATGACCGAGGACGAGGTGGCGTTCAAACTGCTCAAGGGCGAGATGGAGAACGTCCAGACGCTCTACGACGAGAGCTCCGCGGTCGAGGAGACGCTGGCGAACATCACCGTCGGCGGCGCGGAGGCCAAGCGCCTCGGCGACCGAATGATCGGCGAGATTCCGACCAAGCACGCGCTCGGGAAACTGCTCGAATACGGCTTCATCGACGGTCTCGAACCGACCGACCTCGGCCGGGTCGTCACGACCCACTTCCTCGCGCCGGACGAGGCGTTCAAGATTCTCGACGGGGTGCGCAAGGACCACCACCCCTTCGAAATCGTCGCCGAACTCGAACTCCACGGCGAAGACGAGTGA
- a CDS encoding HalOD1 output domain-containing protein, giving the protein MATADGNGPSRGGVPIYETRHDGDASLSQTIIEAVASAEGVDPTDRDLKLYEAVDLEALDTLFERRSSDDHWQFEFAIDGFLVVVTGSGHVSVWDS; this is encoded by the coding sequence ATGGCGACAGCAGACGGCAATGGTCCCTCTCGCGGGGGAGTCCCGATATACGAGACGCGTCACGACGGGGACGCGTCGCTGAGTCAGACGATTATCGAAGCGGTCGCTTCGGCCGAGGGGGTGGACCCGACCGACCGCGACCTGAAACTCTACGAGGCCGTAGACCTCGAAGCGCTCGACACGCTGTTCGAGCGCCGGTCGTCGGACGACCACTGGCAGTTCGAGTTCGCTATCGACGGCTTTCTGGTCGTCGTCACCGGCAGCGGCCACGTCTCGGTCTGGGACTCCTGA
- a CDS encoding DUF7857 domain-containing protein, which translates to MLELDSHVERREGIALVNLVVRNPTDAPRRVRVGNRLDGPVWPPRCEGVPAAGWDDGGFEGVVAARDRRALGYASPVTAERDDEPAVSPPAELVWTERAGASESGTETGSFADAETPEGVVRALGDPRPPADAVPVAEPRSAADPAADADPLVPDESETDSSVPEPVEAWLSAVEERADADARESGPDLRPADRNAVGTVADRIDALRRRSGRSS; encoded by the coding sequence ATGCTCGAACTCGATTCGCACGTCGAACGGCGCGAGGGAATCGCGCTCGTGAATCTGGTCGTCCGGAACCCGACCGACGCGCCCCGCCGGGTTCGGGTCGGCAACCGACTCGACGGACCGGTCTGGCCGCCGCGTTGCGAAGGCGTCCCCGCCGCGGGGTGGGACGACGGCGGTTTCGAGGGCGTCGTCGCGGCCCGCGACCGTCGGGCGCTCGGGTACGCGAGTCCCGTGACTGCGGAGAGGGACGACGAACCCGCCGTTTCTCCGCCGGCAGAACTCGTCTGGACCGAGCGCGCCGGCGCGTCCGAATCCGGCACCGAGACCGGTTCGTTCGCCGACGCGGAGACGCCCGAGGGCGTCGTCAGAGCGCTCGGCGACCCGCGGCCGCCCGCCGACGCGGTTCCCGTCGCGGAACCCCGCTCCGCGGCGGACCCGGCCGCCGACGCCGACCCATTAGTTCCCGACGAGTCGGAGACCGACTCGTCGGTCCCGGAACCGGTCGAAGCGTGGCTCTCGGCTGTCGAGGAGCGCGCAGATGCCGACGCCCGTGAGTCCGGACCGGACCTCCGACCCGCCGACCGGAACGCGGTCGGGACCGTCGCGGACCGAATCGACGCGCTCCGTCGCCGCTCGGGGCGGTCGTCGTGA
- a CDS encoding SLC13 family permease: MVVVFLVVLAALVLFATEPVPIDITAIGIMVALMVLEPWTEVSPAEGVSGFASSATVTVLAMFILSYGVQRTGAVQILGRKIAAFTKDDENRQLGATIGVVGSISGFINNTAAVAILMPMVTDLAHEGKTSPSKLLLPLSYASMFGGTLTLIGTSTNILASDLAARLGEQNPEAFSELHAFSMFEFTGLGIIVSVVGAAYLMTVGRWLTPARIPVREDLTEEFELEEYLTEVVVTDDSPLIGRTVADAIADTDLDVDLVQLVREGQTFVEPLGPKEIQVGDIFALRTDRETLVGLIDAEGLRLLPDVSVDEEELEGDGADQSLVEVVIAPRSSLVGETLATANFRDRYDATVLALRRGPEYIRKRMDHAELQVGDTLLVQATPDSISRLNVNRDFIVAQEIERPDYRESKIPLAIGIVAAVVTVAALDVLPIMVSALAGALVMVLTGVLKPPEVYDAVEWDVIFLLAGVIPLGIAMEQTGAADLIADLLVASANFLPPIAVLGLFYVVTAILTNIVSNNASVVLMIPVAAEAANQLGADAFAFVLAVTFAASTAFMTPVGYQTNLFVYGPGGYKFTDYVRVGAPLQLLFAVATTLGIAAIWGV, from the coding sequence ATCGTCGTCGTGTTCCTCGTCGTCCTCGCGGCGCTGGTGCTGTTTGCGACCGAACCGGTCCCCATCGACATCACGGCCATCGGCATCATGGTCGCGCTGATGGTGCTGGAACCGTGGACCGAGGTCTCGCCCGCCGAGGGCGTCTCCGGGTTCGCTAGCTCCGCGACCGTCACCGTGCTGGCGATGTTCATCCTGAGCTACGGCGTCCAGCGGACCGGCGCGGTCCAGATTCTCGGCCGGAAGATAGCGGCGTTCACGAAGGACGACGAGAACCGACAGCTCGGCGCGACCATCGGCGTCGTCGGCTCCATCTCGGGGTTCATCAACAACACCGCCGCGGTCGCCATTCTGATGCCGATGGTGACCGATCTCGCCCACGAGGGCAAGACCTCGCCGTCGAAACTCCTGCTCCCGCTGTCGTACGCCTCGATGTTCGGCGGCACGCTCACGCTCATCGGCACCTCGACCAACATCCTCGCCAGCGACCTCGCGGCGCGACTCGGCGAGCAGAACCCCGAGGCGTTCTCCGAACTCCACGCCTTCTCGATGTTCGAGTTCACCGGGCTCGGAATCATCGTCTCCGTCGTCGGCGCGGCGTACCTCATGACGGTCGGCCGGTGGCTCACTCCCGCGCGCATCCCCGTCCGCGAGGACCTCACCGAGGAGTTCGAGTTGGAGGAGTACCTGACCGAAGTGGTCGTCACCGACGACTCGCCGCTAATCGGCCGGACGGTCGCCGACGCGATCGCGGACACCGACCTCGACGTGGACCTCGTGCAACTCGTCCGCGAGGGCCAGACGTTCGTGGAACCGCTCGGCCCGAAGGAGATTCAGGTCGGCGACATCTTCGCGCTCCGGACCGACCGCGAGACGCTCGTCGGTCTCATCGACGCCGAGGGACTCCGACTCCTGCCCGACGTGAGCGTGGACGAGGAGGAACTGGAGGGCGACGGTGCCGACCAGAGCCTCGTGGAGGTCGTAATCGCGCCCCGGTCGTCGCTGGTCGGCGAGACGCTCGCCACCGCGAACTTCCGGGACCGCTACGACGCGACCGTGCTGGCCCTGCGTCGCGGCCCGGAGTACATCCGCAAGCGCATGGACCACGCCGAGTTGCAGGTCGGCGACACCCTGCTCGTGCAGGCGACCCCCGACAGCATCTCGCGGCTGAACGTCAACCGCGACTTCATCGTCGCCCAGGAGATAGAGCGCCCGGACTACCGCGAGTCGAAGATTCCGCTGGCTATCGGCATCGTCGCGGCCGTGGTCACGGTGGCCGCCCTCGACGTGCTTCCCATCATGGTCTCGGCGCTGGCCGGCGCGCTGGTGATGGTCCTGACGGGCGTCCTCAAACCGCCGGAGGTCTACGACGCGGTGGAGTGGGACGTCATCTTCCTGCTGGCGGGAGTCATCCCGCTGGGCATCGCCATGGAGCAGACCGGCGCGGCCGACCTCATCGCTGACCTGCTCGTGGCGTCGGCCAACTTCCTGCCTCCCATCGCAGTGCTGGGCCTGTTCTACGTCGTGACCGCGATACTGACCAACATCGTCAGCAACAACGCCAGCGTCGTGTTGATGATTCCGGTCGCGGCCGAGGCCGCAAACCAACTCGGTGCCGACGCCTTCGCGTTCGTGCTGGCGGTCACCTTCGCGGCGTCGACGGCGTTCATGACGCCGGTGGGCTACCAGACGAACCTCTTCGTCTACGGTCCCGGCGGCTACAAGTTCACCGACTACGTCCGGGTCGGCGCGCCCCTCCAACTCCTGTTCGCGGTGGCGACGACGCTCGGCATCGCGGCGATTTGGGGCGTGTGA
- a CDS encoding DUF7856 family protein — protein MRVRIAGETRTGRAIDLREYDFAVTEIADAIRGEGAASAVSIDCPAPGPAHARVGAIRAGMAWSRRPALAAAARSRGHTAPQADELAEVRDRLDAIDAPTIDLRAARRRVAETGDAAEELREEVATVRGRVRALREAEADAADAEADLADATRRLSEVETERIAAEQTLARAREQARTDRERRRERLRLEDRAENLRRSAREALADEVRSRFEDALAALPDDGALPEPVGAALAVARVADLDAPVAVARVGPFEGVDAISAWLDAPVVRV, from the coding sequence ATGAGGGTCCGTATCGCCGGGGAGACTCGAACCGGGCGCGCCATCGACCTCCGGGAGTACGACTTCGCGGTCACCGAAATCGCCGACGCGATTCGCGGCGAGGGGGCCGCTTCTGCGGTGTCGATAGACTGTCCGGCCCCCGGCCCGGCCCACGCCCGCGTCGGGGCGATTCGCGCCGGGATGGCGTGGTCTCGACGGCCCGCGCTCGCCGCGGCCGCGCGCTCGCGGGGTCACACCGCGCCGCAGGCCGACGAACTCGCCGAGGTTCGGGACCGCCTCGACGCCATCGACGCGCCGACCATCGACCTCCGCGCGGCCCGCCGCCGGGTCGCCGAGACCGGCGACGCCGCCGAGGAGTTGCGCGAGGAGGTCGCTACCGTCCGGGGGCGCGTGCGGGCGCTCCGCGAGGCGGAGGCCGACGCCGCGGACGCGGAGGCCGACCTCGCCGACGCGACCCGCCGCCTCTCGGAGGTCGAGACCGAGCGCATCGCGGCCGAGCAGACGCTGGCCCGCGCCCGCGAGCAGGCCCGCACCGACCGCGAGCGCCGTCGAGAGCGACTGCGACTGGAGGACCGCGCGGAGAACCTCCGCCGGAGCGCGCGCGAGGCGCTGGCCGACGAGGTTCGCAGTCGGTTCGAGGACGCTCTCGCGGCGCTTCCCGACGACGGGGCGCTTCCGGAGCCGGTCGGAGCGGCGCTTGCGGTCGCTCGCGTGGCCGACCTCGACGCGCCGGTCGCCGTCGCTCGGGTCGGGCCGTTCGAGGGCGTCGATGCGATTTCGGCGTGGCTCGACGCACCCGTGGTCCGAGTATGA
- a CDS encoding transcription initiation factor IIB: MSKAHPPSRACPECDGRLTPDGGETVCDDCGLVVSEDRIDRGPEWRSFADDDTQKERTGAPLTRSRHDRGLTTEIGHDSDLRLTGRKRRRVARMRKHHDRAKIGSKTERNQVYAFTEIRRLVSSLDLSKNVRDRACVLFESAQSEDLLRGRSLEGFTAAVVYATCRTASVSRTLDEVLDVARATRSELKSAYDVMNTELGLPTGPIDPKQYLPRFASRLDLPTAVEREAAELVEEGHERNLISGRNPGGFAAACLYAAARETRHRMTQREAAAVADVTAVTLRSAYKDLQD; encoded by the coding sequence ATGAGCAAAGCACACCCACCTTCCCGAGCGTGCCCGGAATGCGACGGCCGACTGACCCCCGACGGCGGCGAGACCGTCTGTGACGACTGCGGACTCGTGGTCTCGGAGGACCGCATCGACCGCGGTCCCGAGTGGCGGTCGTTCGCGGACGACGACACGCAGAAAGAGCGGACCGGCGCACCCCTCACGCGGTCGCGCCACGACCGCGGCCTGACGACCGAAATCGGCCACGACAGCGACCTCCGGTTGACGGGGCGCAAGCGGCGACGCGTCGCTCGGATGCGCAAGCACCACGACAGAGCGAAGATCGGGTCGAAGACCGAGCGCAATCAGGTGTACGCCTTCACCGAGATTCGGCGGCTGGTGAGTTCGCTCGACCTCTCGAAGAACGTCCGGGACCGCGCCTGCGTGCTGTTCGAGTCGGCCCAGTCCGAGGACCTGCTCCGGGGTCGGTCGCTGGAGGGGTTCACCGCCGCGGTGGTGTACGCGACCTGTCGGACCGCCTCGGTCTCGCGCACGCTGGACGAGGTGCTGGACGTGGCGCGGGCGACCCGGAGCGAACTCAAGTCCGCCTACGACGTGATGAACACCGAACTCGGCCTGCCAACCGGTCCCATCGACCCCAAGCAGTACCTGCCGCGGTTCGCCAGCAGACTCGACCTGCCGACCGCCGTGGAGCGCGAGGCCGCCGAACTGGTCGAGGAGGGCCACGAGCGGAACCTGATTTCGGGCCGGAACCCCGGCGGATTCGCGGCGGCGTGCCTGTACGCCGCCGCGCGGGAGACGCGCCACCGAATGACCCAGCGAGAGGCCGCAGCGGTGGCCGACGTGACGGCGGTGACGCTCCGGTCGGCGTACAAGGACCTCCAGGACTGA
- a CDS encoding MinD/ParA family ATP-binding protein: MILAVAGGKGGVGKSTVALELGARLDAVVVDADLAMADLAAGRGPDLHDVLAGRADPLEAVREDGLVRLLPCGRTLAGARAGDVTRLVAAVETVEETYGSVVVDCPAGMAADVGMGLLAADCSVLVTAPREFALADALRTRALARELDAGLAAVALNRTDEDPPTAEVRRALGAPVVAIPDDDRVRRAHRHGSPVSEIAPESRPAKRFEKLAEESRPALDSRSSVR, from the coding sequence GTGATTCTGGCCGTCGCTGGCGGGAAGGGCGGCGTGGGCAAGTCCACCGTCGCGCTCGAACTCGGCGCGCGACTCGACGCCGTGGTCGTGGACGCCGACCTCGCCATGGCCGACCTCGCGGCCGGGCGCGGCCCGGACCTCCACGACGTGCTGGCCGGGCGGGCCGACCCGCTCGAAGCGGTCCGCGAGGACGGCCTGGTCCGACTGCTCCCCTGCGGGCGTACCCTCGCCGGAGCGCGCGCCGGCGACGTGACTCGCCTCGTCGCGGCGGTCGAGACGGTCGAAGAGACCTACGGGTCGGTCGTCGTGGACTGTCCCGCCGGCATGGCCGCCGACGTGGGGATGGGCCTGCTGGCGGCCGATTGCTCGGTTCTCGTCACCGCGCCGCGGGAGTTCGCGCTTGCCGACGCGCTCCGGACCCGCGCGCTCGCCCGCGAACTCGACGCGGGACTCGCGGCCGTCGCGCTGAACCGGACCGACGAGGACCCGCCGACCGCGGAGGTCCGGCGAGCGCTCGGTGCCCCCGTGGTAGCGATTCCCGACGACGACCGGGTGCGGCGCGCGCACCGCCACGGCTCGCCGGTGTCGGAGATAGCGCCGGAGAGCCGACCCGCGAAGCGGTTCGAGAAACTCGCAGAAGAGTCGCGTCCGGCGCTCGATTCGCGGTCGTCGGTTCGGTAG
- a CDS encoding DUF835 domain-containing protein, with protein sequence MRSKGHDESEPLRADVERGACVLLLTPSIHSATDDACHDLLTPTGTTDENVLWVTYSRSPDTCIRDWLSRTDERPRNARIVSVGETTRSASAAVGDSGGPDPTNDVVEPLSNPGDLTGLGIRLSEILKEWDDSGTDTVACFDSLTALLQYADLQTVYKFLHVLTGRFDTADVTAHFHLDPEACDQQTVSTLTSLFDTVVEREDDEWVVRRR encoded by the coding sequence ATGCGAAGCAAAGGCCACGACGAGAGCGAGCCACTCCGCGCCGACGTAGAGCGAGGGGCCTGCGTTCTGCTACTGACGCCGTCGATTCACTCGGCGACAGACGACGCGTGCCACGACCTCTTGACGCCGACGGGGACGACCGACGAGAACGTCCTGTGGGTGACCTACTCCCGGTCGCCCGACACCTGCATCCGCGACTGGTTGTCCCGCACGGACGAGCGACCTCGGAACGCGCGCATCGTCAGCGTCGGCGAGACGACTCGCTCGGCCTCGGCGGCGGTCGGCGACAGCGGCGGACCGGACCCGACCAACGACGTGGTCGAACCGCTCTCGAATCCGGGCGACCTCACCGGTCTCGGTATCAGACTCAGCGAAATCCTCAAAGAGTGGGACGACAGCGGTACCGACACCGTCGCGTGTTTCGACTCGCTGACGGCCCTGCTCCAGTACGCGGACCTCCAGACCGTCTACAAGTTCCTCCACGTCCTGACGGGGCGGTTCGACACCGCCGACGTGACCGCACATTTCCACCTCGACCCGGAGGCGTGCGACCAGCAGACGGTCAGCACGCTCACCTCGCTGTTCGACACGGTGGTCGAACGCGAGGACGACGAGTGGGTCGTTCGGAGAAGATAG
- a CDS encoding minichromosome maintenance protein MCM: MARAENTELIDNFEQFYRRYYSDEIGRLAQNYPNEQRSLSIDWTDLYRYDSDLADDFLSQPEQLREYAEEALRLYDLPVDVSLGQAHVRVQNLDESTDIREIRARHVNTMVSVQGIVRKATNVRPKIQEAAFECQRCGTLTYIPQSGGDFQEPHECQGCERQGPFQINFDQSEFVDSQKLRVQESPEGLRGGETPQSLDVHIEDDITGEVTPGDHVTVTGVLHLEQQGSGQDKSAVFDVYMDGISVTIEDEQFEEMDITDEDKQEIVELSQSDDIYEQMVDSMAPAIYGYEEEKLAMILQLFSGVTKHLPDESRIRGDLHMLLIGDPGTGKSQMISYVQNIAPRSVYTSGKGSSSAGLTAAAVRDDFGDGQQWTLEAGALVLADQGIAAVDELDKMAADDRSAMHEALEQQKISVSKAGINATLKSRCSLLGAANPKYGRFDQYESIGEQIDLEPALISRFDLIFTVTDQPDEEHDKRLAQHIIQTNYAGQLNTQRTEMSAPNISEEQVESQTEEVAPAIDPDLLRKYIAYAKRSCFPTMTEEAKRTIEDFYVDLRTKGADEDAPVPVTARKLEALVRLSEASARVRLSDEVEQQDAERAVEITRSCLQDIGVDPETGQFDADVVETGTSKSQRDRIKDIKQLIGDVEEEYDEGAPVDVVLDRAEEIGLDHSKAEHEIDKLKQKGEVYEPSTDHLRTT, from the coding sequence ATGGCTCGCGCGGAGAATACGGAGCTTATCGACAACTTCGAGCAGTTCTACCGGCGGTACTACAGCGACGAGATCGGGCGACTCGCGCAGAACTACCCGAACGAACAGCGCTCGCTGTCCATCGACTGGACCGACCTCTATCGCTACGACTCGGACCTCGCGGACGACTTCCTCTCGCAACCCGAACAGCTACGGGAGTACGCCGAGGAGGCGCTTCGCCTCTACGACCTCCCGGTGGACGTGAGCCTCGGGCAGGCCCACGTTCGCGTCCAGAATCTGGACGAGAGCACCGACATCCGGGAGATTCGCGCCCGGCACGTCAACACGATGGTGAGCGTGCAGGGCATCGTCCGGAAGGCGACCAACGTCCGACCCAAGATCCAGGAGGCAGCCTTCGAGTGCCAGCGATGCGGCACGCTGACCTACATCCCCCAGAGCGGCGGCGACTTCCAAGAACCCCACGAGTGTCAGGGGTGTGAGCGACAGGGACCCTTCCAGATAAACTTCGACCAGTCGGAGTTCGTGGACTCCCAGAAACTCCGGGTTCAGGAGAGTCCCGAGGGACTCCGGGGCGGGGAGACGCCCCAGAGCCTCGACGTCCACATTGAGGACGACATCACCGGCGAGGTGACGCCGGGCGACCACGTCACGGTCACTGGCGTCCTCCACCTCGAACAGCAGGGGAGCGGACAGGACAAGTCCGCCGTCTTCGACGTCTACATGGACGGCATCTCGGTGACTATCGAGGACGAGCAGTTCGAGGAGATGGACATCACCGACGAGGACAAACAGGAGATCGTCGAACTCTCCCAGTCGGACGACATCTACGAGCAGATGGTCGATTCGATGGCTCCGGCCATCTACGGCTACGAGGAGGAGAAGTTGGCGATGATTCTCCAACTCTTCTCCGGCGTCACGAAGCATCTGCCCGACGAGTCGCGGATTCGCGGCGACCTGCACATGCTCCTCATCGGGGACCCCGGTACGGGTAAGTCCCAGATGATTTCGTACGTCCAGAACATCGCGCCGCGCTCCGTCTACACCTCCGGCAAGGGTAGTTCCAGCGCGGGCCTGACTGCCGCCGCCGTTCGCGACGACTTCGGCGACGGCCAGCAGTGGACGCTCGAAGCCGGCGCGCTCGTCCTCGCGGACCAGGGCATCGCGGCGGTGGACGAGCTCGACAAGATGGCCGCGGACGACCGCTCGGCCATGCACGAGGCGCTCGAACAGCAGAAGATTTCGGTCTCGAAAGCGGGCATCAACGCGACGCTCAAGTCCCGGTGTTCGCTGCTGGGCGCGGCGAACCCCAAGTACGGCCGGTTCGACCAGTACGAATCCATCGGCGAGCAGATAGACCTCGAACCCGCACTGATATCGCGGTTCGACCTCATCTTCACCGTCACCGACCAGCCCGACGAGGAGCACGACAAACGCCTCGCTCAGCACATCATCCAGACCAACTACGCCGGGCAGTTGAACACCCAGCGGACGGAGATGAGTGCGCCCAACATCTCCGAGGAGCAGGTCGAGAGCCAGACCGAGGAGGTCGCGCCGGCCATCGACCCCGACCTCCTGCGCAAGTACATCGCGTACGCCAAGCGCAGTTGCTTCCCGACGATGACCGAGGAGGCAAAGCGGACCATCGAGGACTTCTACGTGGACCTCCGGACGAAAGGGGCCGACGAGGACGCACCCGTCCCGGTGACGGCCCGGAAACTGGAGGCGCTGGTCCGCCTCTCGGAGGCCAGCGCGCGCGTCCGCCTCTCCGACGAGGTCGAACAGCAGGACGCCGAGCGCGCGGTCGAAATTACTCGCTCCTGCCTACAAGACATCGGCGTGGACCCCGAGACCGGGCAGTTCGACGCCGACGTGGTCGAGACCGGGACCTCGAAGTCCCAGCGCGACCGCATCAAGGACATCAAGCAACTCATCGGCGACGTCGAGGAAGAGTACGACGAGGGCGCGCCGGTGGACGTGGTGTTGGACCGCGCCGAGGAGATCGGTCTCGACCACTCGAAGGCCGAACACGAGATAGACAAACTGAAACAGAAAGGCGAGGTGTACGAGCCTTCGACCGACCACCTCCGGACGACGTAG
- a CDS encoding DUF7855 family protein, whose product MLLVVTYSRAARQTLRNVCNGHDETVVQRFGRAALLEATELGAFLALRLRAKHAGDVQVERTAPFNEFEEVPESVREAAAAYEDREHASTPYAKFAVGTDHPDADSMRDSDL is encoded by the coding sequence GTGTTACTGGTCGTGACGTACTCGCGGGCCGCGCGCCAGACGCTCCGGAACGTCTGCAACGGACACGACGAGACCGTCGTCCAGCGGTTCGGCCGCGCCGCCCTGCTGGAGGCGACCGAACTCGGCGCGTTCCTCGCGCTCCGTCTCCGCGCGAAGCACGCCGGCGACGTGCAGGTCGAACGAACCGCACCGTTCAACGAGTTCGAGGAGGTGCCCGAGTCGGTCCGCGAGGCCGCCGCGGCCTACGAGGACCGCGAACACGCGAGCACGCCCTACGCCAAGTTCGCAGTCGGGACCGACCACCCCGACGCCGATTCGATGCGCGACAGTGACTTATGA